A genomic window from Candidatus Andeanibacterium colombiense includes:
- a CDS encoding pirin family protein: protein MIDIRPFDGLAHRDHGWLDTRHHFSFSDYHNPARMGWGTIRVWNDDVIGPKAGFPPHPHNDMEIITFVRTGAITHKDSLGNSGRTGAGDVQVMSAGTGVVHAEYNLEDEDTTLFQIWIRPDRAGEAPGWGAREFPRGDRAGKWVTLASDDPEGDDALPIRSDAKILAAKLSKGDVITYDAASWRHLYLVPAVGRIKVNGHEAQPRDGVAITEVDEIVVEALEDAEIVMVDAR, encoded by the coding sequence ATGATCGACATCCGACCCTTCGATGGCTTGGCCCACCGCGACCACGGCTGGCTCGATACCCGCCATCACTTCAGCTTCTCCGACTATCACAATCCCGCCCGCATGGGCTGGGGCACGATCCGCGTGTGGAACGACGACGTCATCGGCCCGAAGGCCGGTTTCCCACCGCATCCGCACAATGACATGGAGATCATCACTTTCGTCCGCACCGGGGCGATCACCCACAAGGATTCGCTCGGCAACAGCGGCCGTACCGGCGCGGGCGACGTCCAGGTGATGAGCGCCGGGACCGGCGTCGTCCATGCCGAGTATAATCTCGAAGACGAAGATACCACGCTGTTCCAGATCTGGATCAGGCCCGACCGTGCAGGCGAAGCCCCCGGCTGGGGCGCTCGCGAATTCCCGCGCGGCGACCGCGCCGGCAAATGGGTCACGCTGGCCAGCGACGATCCCGAGGGCGACGACGCGCTGCCGATCCGCAGCGACGCCAAGATCCTCGCGGCCAAGCTCTCCAAGGGCGACGTGATCACTTATGATGCGGCAAGCTGGCGGCATCTCTACCTCGTTCCGGCGGTCGGGCGGATCAAGGTCAACGGCCACGAAGCGCAGCCGCGTGACGGGGTCGCGATTACCGAGGTCGACGAGATCGTGGTCGAAGCGCTGGAAGACGCCGAAATCGTGATGGTCGACGCCCGTTAA
- the zapE gene encoding cell division protein ZapE: protein MPGMLARYEALLAAGELRADPEQRAAAERLEALQRDLESGAKTGLLGKFLGRKHKQPRGVYLWGGVGRGKSMLMDLFHETLGITEKRRTHFHGFMIEVHGLLKIEREKEAGDPIPPVAAKLAEGMRVLAFDEMVVNNSADAMIMSRLFRALIVDEGVTVVTTSNRAPSELYKDGLNREHFLPFIALIESELDVLALNGPVDYRLERVGGMPTWHTPLGDAATAQVREAFFRLTDYKPEDAANVPSADLDVGGRTLHVPKSLKGVAVFSFKRLCGEARGAADYLAIAHAYHTVIVVGIPVMGPDMRNEAARFVTLIDTLYEHNVKLLATAAAEPEGLYPKGDGSFEFERTVSRLKEMQSADYLAEGHGVHA, encoded by the coding sequence ATGCCCGGAATGCTTGCCCGCTACGAGGCGCTGCTCGCCGCCGGGGAGCTGCGCGCCGATCCCGAACAGCGCGCCGCCGCCGAGCGGCTCGAGGCGCTGCAGCGCGATCTGGAAAGCGGCGCAAAGACCGGTCTGCTCGGCAAATTCCTCGGCCGGAAGCACAAGCAGCCGCGCGGGGTCTATCTGTGGGGCGGTGTCGGACGCGGGAAGTCGATGCTGATGGATCTGTTTCACGAGACACTCGGCATTACCGAAAAGCGCCGCACGCACTTCCACGGCTTCATGATCGAGGTCCACGGACTGCTCAAGATCGAGCGCGAAAAGGAAGCGGGCGACCCGATCCCGCCGGTTGCGGCGAAGCTGGCGGAAGGGATGCGGGTGCTCGCCTTCGACGAGATGGTGGTCAACAATTCGGCCGATGCGATGATCATGAGCCGGCTTTTCCGCGCGCTCATCGTCGACGAAGGCGTGACGGTGGTGACGACCTCGAACCGCGCTCCGTCCGAGCTCTACAAGGACGGGCTCAACCGCGAGCATTTCCTGCCGTTCATCGCGCTGATTGAAAGCGAGCTCGACGTGCTCGCGCTCAACGGGCCGGTCGATTACCGGCTCGAACGGGTCGGCGGCATGCCGACCTGGCACACGCCGCTGGGCGATGCAGCCACCGCGCAGGTGCGCGAGGCATTCTTCCGTCTGACCGATTACAAACCGGAAGACGCGGCCAACGTGCCCTCGGCCGATCTCGACGTCGGCGGGCGCACACTCCACGTGCCCAAGAGCCTCAAGGGCGTCGCGGTGTTCAGCTTCAAGCGGCTGTGCGGCGAGGCGCGTGGCGCGGCCGACTACCTCGCGATCGCCCATGCCTATCATACTGTAATCGTGGTCGGCATTCCGGTGATGGGGCCCGATATGCGCAATGAGGCGGCGCGCTTCGTGACGCTGATCGACACGCTCTACGAACATAACGTCAAGCTCCTAGCGACCGCCGCCGCCGAGCCGGAAGGCCTCTACCCCAAGGGCGACGGGAGCTTCGAATTCGAGCGTACCGTAAGCCGCCTGAAGGAAATGCAGAGCGCGGACTACCTCGCCGAAGGCCACGGTGTACATGCTTGA
- a CDS encoding GFA family protein, translated as MVSEGQVLEGGCLCGAIRYRLSGPSLFVSQCCCKDCQKATGTGHTTIVGIHKSQLAFDGTPATYTNTGESGGKVTRHFCGTCAGRLYTSGDLPGDFIMVQAGSLDDPGAVTPESVIYLKDAVAWDHFDPAIPKYDLMQPRDNHTS; from the coding sequence ATGGTGTCCGAGGGACAGGTTCTCGAGGGCGGCTGCCTGTGCGGCGCGATCCGCTATCGCCTCAGCGGCCCCAGCCTGTTCGTCTCGCAATGCTGCTGCAAGGATTGCCAGAAGGCGACCGGCACCGGCCATACGACCATCGTCGGCATCCATAAGAGCCAACTGGCGTTCGACGGCACCCCGGCGACCTATACCAACACCGGCGAAAGCGGCGGCAAGGTTACCCGCCATTTCTGCGGCACCTGCGCCGGACGGCTTTATACCTCGGGCGATCTGCCAGGCGATTTCATCATGGTCCAGGCGGGCTCGCTTGACGATCCGGGCGCGGTGACACCCGAGAGCGTGATCTACCTCAAGGATGCTGTCGCGTGGGATCACTTCGATCCGGCCATCCCGAAATACGACCTCATGCAGCCGCGGGATAACCATACTTCCTGA
- a CDS encoding succinate dehydrogenase iron-sulfur subunit translates to MAAFTLPANSKITGKTREHRAEAGAGKVKRFRIYRYDPDSGENPRYDTYEIDLDKTGPMVLDALIKIKNEVDPTLTFRRSCREGICGSCAMNIGGKNHLACTTSIEDCGSGEIRITPLPHMEVVKDLVPDFTHFYAQYASIKPWLQTVSAAPGKERLQSPEQREKLDGLYECILCACCSTSCPSYWWNSDKFLGPAILLQAYRWLADSRDEMTGERLDELEDPFRLYRCHTIMNCANACPKGLNPAKAIAEIKKLEVERHG, encoded by the coding sequence ATGGCCGCCTTTACCCTCCCCGCAAACAGCAAGATCACCGGCAAGACCCGCGAACACCGCGCGGAGGCGGGCGCCGGTAAGGTCAAGCGTTTCCGGATCTACCGTTACGATCCCGATAGCGGCGAAAATCCGCGCTACGACACCTATGAGATCGATCTGGACAAGACCGGGCCGATGGTCCTCGACGCGCTGATCAAGATCAAGAACGAGGTCGATCCGACCCTCACCTTCCGCCGCTCGTGTCGCGAGGGGATCTGTGGATCCTGCGCTATGAACATCGGCGGCAAGAACCACCTCGCCTGCACCACCTCGATCGAGGATTGCGGCAGCGGCGAAATCCGCATCACCCCCCTGCCCCACATGGAAGTGGTCAAGGATCTGGTGCCCGATTTCACCCATTTCTACGCGCAATATGCATCGATCAAGCCGTGGCTGCAGACAGTCAGCGCGGCGCCCGGCAAGGAGCGGCTGCAAAGCCCCGAACAGCGCGAGAAGCTCGACGGACTGTATGAGTGCATCCTGTGCGCCTGCTGCTCGACCTCGTGCCCGAGCTATTGGTGGAATTCCGACAAGTTCCTCGGTCCGGCGATCCTGCTCCAGGCCTATCGCTGGCTTGCCGACAGCCGCGACGAAATGACCGGCGAACGCCTCGACGAGCTCGAAGACCCGTTCCGCCTCTATCGCTGCCACACGATCATGAATTGCGCGAACGCCTGCCCCAAGGGCCTCAATCCGGCCAAGGCGATCGCGGAGATCAAGAAACTCGAGGTCGAGCGGCACGGCTGA